A single window of Nicotiana tomentosiformis chromosome 1, ASM39032v3, whole genome shotgun sequence DNA harbors:
- the LOC104119180 gene encoding proline-rich receptor-like protein kinase PERK15: MFLLIVLFLVILVYCFFRSRPLVLFNFIRSERCSFHWPSGMLDLAKLLFFPRWAKVSERGQSLTLKHLTILFYLMCVTNAELPDKPFEQQPISPVNKPVEATGLPDLPLPASVPAFHRQLSKHFPSGAPRLWLAPAQPPDYGPLVTAAHPPSSSRLSKPSMKKSGLVPPSIGLAPPRSAEIAPTQSSPSTLPAGLAQPPLSPHTSNCCEPDMVLKRGSQDCQCVYPLKIDLLLLNVSSNPNWKLFLNEFASQLSLKVSQIELINFYLVDLSKLNISMDITPDKGISVSSAEAFAINSSLSMHKIHLDPALVGGYQLLNITWFKPPVSAQAPRSAMSPVEAAPQLPSAPAVTASSNKRRHPSLILIVGIVAGILIITIISTLFICFCGSNQRQKKRPLKETAKPIRTDAVPAEGSFPHPTSTRFLPYEELKEATNNFAPSSILGEGGFGRVFKGVLSDGTAVAIKRLTSGGQQGGKEFLVEVEMLSRLHHRNLVKLIGYYSSRESSQNLLCYELVPNGSLEAWLHGPLGLNCPLDWDTRMKIALDAARGLAYLHEDSQPCVIHRDFKASNILLENNFNAKVADFGLAKQAPEGQANYLSTRVMGTFGYVAPEYAMTGHLLVKSDVYSYGVVLLELLTGKKPVDMSQLSGHENLVTWARPILRDKDRLEELADLRLEGKYPKEDFVRVCTIAAACVAPEASQRPTMGEVVQSLKMVQRVTEYQDTNINSGTRPNIRQSCTTFESDGTSSMFSSGPYSGLSVFENDVSRATVFSEDLHEGR; encoded by the exons ATGTTTTTGCTCATAGTCTTGTTTCTTGTTATTTTAGTCTACTGCTTTTTTCGATCTAGACCGTTGGTTTTGTTCAATTTCATCAGATCCGAACGGTGTTCATTTCATTGGCCGTCAGGGATGTTGGACTTGGCAAAGCTACTGTTCTTTCCCCGTTGGGCTA AGGTATCAGAGAGGGGGCAATCTTTGACGCTGAAGCATTTAACCATCTTATTTTATCTCATGTGCGTAACAAATGCGGAGTTGCCTGATAAGCCATTTGAACAACAGCCCATCTCTCCGGTCAACAAACCTGTTGAAGCAACTGGCTTACCTGATCTGCCCCTGCCGGCGAGTGTACCTGCATTTCATAGGCAACTTAGCAAACATTTTCCTTCTGGTGCACCACGGCTTTGGCTAGCTCCAGCCCAGCCTCCTGATTATGGTCCTTTAGTAACTGCTGCACACCCTCCTTCCAGTTCGCGCTTGTCCAAGCCATCAATGAAGAAAAGTGGATTGGTGCCTCCTAGTATTGGCCTTGCACCTCCCCGTTCGGCAGAGATTGCTCCAACCCAATCCAGTCCTAGTACTCTACCCGCTGGTTTGGCTCAGCCACCACTTTCTCCTCACACTTCCA ACTGTTGTGAACCAGATATGGTGCTCAAACGAGGAAGCCAGGACTGCCAGTGTGTTTACCCATTAAAGATCGACCTTCTCCTCTTGAATGTCTCATCAAATCCAAATTGGAAACTGTTTCTGAATGAATTTGCTTCACAATTAAGTTTGAAGGTTTCTCAAATTGAGCTAATTAACTTTTACTTGGTGGATCTATCAAAGCTAAATATATCCATGGATATCACACCAGATAAGGGAATTAGCGTATCATCTGCTGAAGCCTTTGCAATAAACTCTTCGTTATCAATGCATAAGATCCATCTAGATCCAGCACTAGTGGGTGGATATCAATTGCTCAACATTACCTGGTTTAAGCCACCAGTTTCAGCACAAG CTCCTCGTTCTGCTATGTCACCCGTTGAAGCAGCTCCGCAGCTGCCTTCAGCTCCTGCAGTAACAGCGTCTTCGAACAAAAGGAGACATCCAAGTTTAATTCTTATTGTTGGGATTGTTGCTGGCATCTTAATCATCACTATCATATCAACACTCTTTATTTGTTTCTGTGGATCTAATCAAAGACAGAAGAAAAGACCCCTCAAAGAAACTG CAAAACCGATACGTACGGACGCTGTTCCAGCTGAGGGATCATTTCCCCATCCAACTAGTACACGGTTCCTTCCATATGAAGAACTGAAAGAAGCTACAAATAACTTTGCACCATCTAGTATACTTGGAGAGGGCGGCTTTGGCAGAGTTTTCAAGGGTGTGCTGAGTGATGGTACTGCTGTTGCAATAAAAAGACTTACTAGTGGAGGCCAACAAGGAGGTAAAGAGTTTCTAGTTGAGGTTGAGATGCTTAGTAGGCTGCATCACCGTAATCTGGTGAAACTTATTGGTTACTATAGCAGTCGTGAGTCCTCACAGAACCTACTGTGTTATGAGCTTGTTCCAAATGGGAGTTTGGAGGCTTGGCTTCATG GCCCTTTAGGATTAAACTGCCCACTGGATTGGGACACAAGAATGAAAATTGCGCTTGATGCAGCGAGAGGACTTGCATACTTGCACGAAGATTCCCAACCGTGTGTTATCCATAGAGATTTTAAGGCATCAAATATATTGCTTGAGAACAACTTTAATGCTAAAGTTGCTGATTTTGGCCTTGCAAAACAGGCCCCGGAAGGCCAGGCGAATTACCTCTCGACTCGTGTTATGGGCACATTTGG GTATGTCGCCCCTGAATATGCCATGACTGGGCACCTACTGGTAAAAAGTGATGTGTACAGCTATGGGGTTGTACTCCTTGAATTGTTAACAGGAAAGAAGCCTGTAGATATGTCACAACTATCTGGACATGAAAATCTTGTTACTTGG GCCAGACCAATACTTAGAGACAAGGATCGTTTGGAAGAACTTGCTGATCTAAGGCTTGAGGGTAAGTATCCAAAGGAGGATTTTGTGCGGGTTTGCACAATTGCAGCGGCTTGTGTTGCTCCGGAAGCTAGCCAACGGCCTACGATGGGAGAAGTGGTTCAGTCTCTCAAAATGGTTCAGCGGGTAACTGAGTACCAGGATACTAATATAAATTCAGGCACTCGACCTAACATAAGGCAGTCATGTACAACATTTGAATCAGATGGTACCTCGTCTATGTTTTCTTCTGGTCCTTACTCTGGTTTGAGTGTGTTCGAGAATGATGTATCTCGGGCAACTGTATTCTCAGAAGATCTTCATGAAGGAAGATGA
- the LOC104119181 gene encoding uncharacterized protein isoform X2: protein MYVMDESGGTRFEGINATVRKKRSHMLRRPRPEILVFHESRDQSPLTLVSDDVGRVSSDENTGDADAGRKMFNLNHCMSRGSASRVDEDYTVKKNKDTGSSLLYSNGGPGDDTYSRKGSSLRKSGTVQDGVCNDNKLKKVKLKVGGVTRTIQTKTDSHGAYGGGLSTKSARALGASLPRQKLAQQDTSSEDGLSEKKSGSQGNLWRDSPRGTFDAGKDNMGKTPMTNAFEKRGDKSDPTRKSKRAPKRRVSEGFDEDDDDDEIRYLEKLKTSKFAGYKDFEEELTKKRSFSRVSKVCKYEKDENVGSSRKDVRKKSEEGPEDTDYEVEELLSDGEPEGSKKQKQRKESSDSPIETMRGEMTLTTRQRALLSSKDSTASSVSQIEFPDGLPPAPPRKQKEKLTDVEQQLKKAEAAQKRRMQNEKAARESEAEAIRKILGQDSNRKKREDKIKKRQEELAQEKAAKEQMLAKSTIRVVMGPTGTVVTFPEDMGFDCVFIANCSYPPPREQCAGPSCMNPYKYRDSKTNLPLCSLQCYKAIHENTGLKAC, encoded by the exons ATGTATGTCATGGATGAATCTGGTGGCACTCGATTTGAAGGGATCAATGCTACTGTTAGAAAGAAAAGAAGCCACATGTTGCGGCGACCTAGACCAGAGATACTGGTTTTTCATGAAAGCCGTGATCAGTCACCCTTAACACTAGTTTCAGATGATGTTGGTAGGGTTTCCAGTGATGAGAACACTGGTGATGCCGATGCTGGACGGAAAATGTTCAACCTTAATCATTGCATGTCTAGAGGCTCTGCTTCGAGAGTGGATGAGGACTACACTGTTAAGAAGAATAAGGATACCGGATCTAGCTTGTTATACAGTAATGGAGGTCCAGGAGATGATACATATTCCCGGAAGGGCTCCTCTCTTAGGAAATCAGGAACTGTTCAGGATGGCGTTTGCAATGATAACAAGCTGAAAAAGGTTAAGCTGAAAGTTGGGGGTGTGACGCGCACCATTCAAACCAAAACCGATTCTCATGGTGCATATGGTGGTGGTTTGTCTACTAAAAGTGCTCGAGCCTTAGGTGCCTCGCTGCCACGGCAGAAACTTGCCCAGCAG GACACTTCGAGTGAAGACGGTCTTTCGGAAAAGAAAAGTGGGTCGCAAGGAAATTTGTGGAGAGATTCACCAAGAGGCACTTTTGATGCTGGCAAAGACAATATGGGGAAGACACCAATGACAAATGCCTTCGAAAAAAGAGGTGACAAGTCAGATCCAACTCGTAAGAGTAAGAGGGCGCCGAAAAGGCGTGTCTCGGAGGGGTTTGATGaggatgacgatgatgatgaaaTTCGATACTTGGAGAAGCTTAAAACCTCAAAGTTTGCAGGATATAAAGATTTTGAGGAGGAATTGACCAAGAAAAGAAGTTTTTCCCGTGTTTCAAAGGTTTGTAAGTATGAAAAGGATGAAAATGTGGGAAGTTCAAGGAAAGATGTAAGGAAGAAATCAGAAGAAGGTCCTGAGGACACTGATTATGAGGTGGAAGAGCTCCTGTCTGATGGTGAGCCTGAAGGAAGTAAGAAGCAGAAACAAAGGAAGGAATCCTCAGATTCACCAATTGAAACGATGAGAGGAGAAATGACTCTTACAACACGTCAACGAGCTCTCCTATCTAGCAAAGATTCTACTGCTTCTTCTGTGAGTCAAATTGAGTTCCCTGATGGTTTACCACCGGCGCCACCTCGAA AGCAAAAGGAAAAGCTCACAGATGTTGAGCAGCAACTGAAGAAAGCGGAGGCTGCTCAGAAACGTAGAATGCAAAATGAGAAGGCTGCGCGTGAATCAGAG GCTGAGGCAATTAGGAAAATTCTAGGTCAAGATTCAAATAGGAAGAAGCGAGAAGATAAAATAAAGAAGCGGCAGGAAGAGTTGGCACAG GAGAAGGCTGCCAAAGAGCAGATGCTTGCGAAAAGCACTATCAGAGTGGTTATGGGCCCTACTGGGACTGTTGTGACATTTCCTGAAGATATGG GTTTTGATTGTGTTTTTATTGCCAATTGCAGTTACCCTCCTCCTCGTGAGCAATGTGCTGGGCCTTCCTGTATGAATCCGTACAAGTACCGTGATTCTAAGACAAATCTTCCTCTTTGCAGTCTCCAGTGCTACAAGGCAATTCATGAAAACACAGGCTTGAAAGCCTGCTAA
- the LOC104119181 gene encoding uncharacterized protein isoform X1: MYVMDESGGTRFEGINATVRKKRSHMLRRPRPEILVFHESRDQSPLTLVSDDVGRVSSDENTGDADAGRKMFNLNHCMSRGSASRVDEDYTVKKNKDTGSSLLYSNGGPGDDTYSRKGSSLRKSGTVQDGVCNDNKLKKVKLKVGGVTRTIQTKTDSHGAYGGGLSTKSARALGASLPRQKLAQQDTSSEDGLSEKKSGSQGNLWRDSPRGTFDAGKDNMGKTPMTNAFEKRGDKSDPTRKSKRAPKRRVSEGFDEDDDDDEIRYLEKLKTSKFAGYKDFEEELTKKRSFSRVSKVCKYEKDENVGSSRKDVRKKSEEGPEDTDYEVEELLSDGEPEGSKKQKQRKESSDSPIETMRGEMTLTTRQRALLSSKDSTASSVSQIEFPDGLPPAPPRKQKEKLTDVEQQLKKAEAAQKRRMQNEKAARESEAEAIRKILGQDSNRKKREDKIKKRQEELAQEKAAKEQMLAKSTIRVVMGPTGTVVTFPEDMGLPHFFDSKPCSYPPPREQCAGPSCMNPYKYRDSKTNLPLCSLQCYKAIHENTGLKAC; this comes from the exons ATGTATGTCATGGATGAATCTGGTGGCACTCGATTTGAAGGGATCAATGCTACTGTTAGAAAGAAAAGAAGCCACATGTTGCGGCGACCTAGACCAGAGATACTGGTTTTTCATGAAAGCCGTGATCAGTCACCCTTAACACTAGTTTCAGATGATGTTGGTAGGGTTTCCAGTGATGAGAACACTGGTGATGCCGATGCTGGACGGAAAATGTTCAACCTTAATCATTGCATGTCTAGAGGCTCTGCTTCGAGAGTGGATGAGGACTACACTGTTAAGAAGAATAAGGATACCGGATCTAGCTTGTTATACAGTAATGGAGGTCCAGGAGATGATACATATTCCCGGAAGGGCTCCTCTCTTAGGAAATCAGGAACTGTTCAGGATGGCGTTTGCAATGATAACAAGCTGAAAAAGGTTAAGCTGAAAGTTGGGGGTGTGACGCGCACCATTCAAACCAAAACCGATTCTCATGGTGCATATGGTGGTGGTTTGTCTACTAAAAGTGCTCGAGCCTTAGGTGCCTCGCTGCCACGGCAGAAACTTGCCCAGCAG GACACTTCGAGTGAAGACGGTCTTTCGGAAAAGAAAAGTGGGTCGCAAGGAAATTTGTGGAGAGATTCACCAAGAGGCACTTTTGATGCTGGCAAAGACAATATGGGGAAGACACCAATGACAAATGCCTTCGAAAAAAGAGGTGACAAGTCAGATCCAACTCGTAAGAGTAAGAGGGCGCCGAAAAGGCGTGTCTCGGAGGGGTTTGATGaggatgacgatgatgatgaaaTTCGATACTTGGAGAAGCTTAAAACCTCAAAGTTTGCAGGATATAAAGATTTTGAGGAGGAATTGACCAAGAAAAGAAGTTTTTCCCGTGTTTCAAAGGTTTGTAAGTATGAAAAGGATGAAAATGTGGGAAGTTCAAGGAAAGATGTAAGGAAGAAATCAGAAGAAGGTCCTGAGGACACTGATTATGAGGTGGAAGAGCTCCTGTCTGATGGTGAGCCTGAAGGAAGTAAGAAGCAGAAACAAAGGAAGGAATCCTCAGATTCACCAATTGAAACGATGAGAGGAGAAATGACTCTTACAACACGTCAACGAGCTCTCCTATCTAGCAAAGATTCTACTGCTTCTTCTGTGAGTCAAATTGAGTTCCCTGATGGTTTACCACCGGCGCCACCTCGAA AGCAAAAGGAAAAGCTCACAGATGTTGAGCAGCAACTGAAGAAAGCGGAGGCTGCTCAGAAACGTAGAATGCAAAATGAGAAGGCTGCGCGTGAATCAGAG GCTGAGGCAATTAGGAAAATTCTAGGTCAAGATTCAAATAGGAAGAAGCGAGAAGATAAAATAAAGAAGCGGCAGGAAGAGTTGGCACAG GAGAAGGCTGCCAAAGAGCAGATGCTTGCGAAAAGCACTATCAGAGTGGTTATGGGCCCTACTGGGACTGTTGTGACATTTCCTGAAGATATGGGTTTACCTCATTTTTTTGACTCTAAACCTTGCAG TTACCCTCCTCCTCGTGAGCAATGTGCTGGGCCTTCCTGTATGAATCCGTACAAGTACCGTGATTCTAAGACAAATCTTCCTCTTTGCAGTCTCCAGTGCTACAAGGCAATTCATGAAAACACAGGCTTGAAAGCCTGCTAA
- the LOC104119182 gene encoding probable WRKY transcription factor 35 isoform X2, which yields MGKSRPPKSESKTSRLLEPEFVAPKKRKMTQKVVITVQMEANAIKQKNEGAPSDCWSWRKYGQKPIKGSPYPRGYYKCSSSKGCSAKKQVERSSTDSSLFIITYTSTHNHPGPNFPNKDTDPVTQDTAMTLQQDQEPITDRHMSLEDNDDDSQSFHYSKSPFNSTTSISQGIHVQQEENQFTDKFLGTISYDDFLPLSYPQLMKFPKSELSEENDFYDELGELQLPPSFTSFAGIFEETILVDPS from the exons ATGGGTAAAAGTAGGCCACCAAAATCAGAGTCTAAAACTTCAAGACTGCTTGAACCAGAGTTTGTTGCCCCCAAAAAGAG GAAGATGACTCAGAAAGTTGTGATCACAGTGCAAATGGAAGCAAATGCTATAAAGCAGAAGAatgaaggggctccttcagatTGTTGGAGCTGGAGAAAATATGGACAGAAACCCATCAAAGGATCCCCTTATCCCAg GGGTTACTACAAATGCAGCAGCTCAAAGGGTTGTTCAGCTAAAAAACAAGTAGAAAGGTCCAGCACAGATTCATCCTTGTTCATCATTACATACACATCCACCCATAATCATCCAGGTCCAAATTTCCCTAACAAAGACACTGATCCTGTTACACAAGATACTGCCATGACTCTACAGCAAGATCAAGAACCAATAACGGATCGACACATGTCCCTCGAAGACAATGATGATGACTCACAAAGCTTCCATTACAGCAAATCCCCATTTAATAGTACTACCAGCATTTCCCAAGGCATACATGTCCAGCAAGAAGAGAATCAATTCACTGATAAATTCTTGGGAACAATTTCATATGATGATTTTCTGCCCCTTTCTTACCCTCAGCTAATGAAGTTTCCAAAATCAGAATTGTCAGAAGAAAATGACTTTTATGATGAACTAGGAGAGTTACAACTACCTCCATCTTTTACTTCCTTTGCAGGCATTTTTGAAGAGACAATCCTTGTAGATCCCTCTTAG
- the LOC104119182 gene encoding probable WRKY transcription factor 35 isoform X3: protein MTQKVVITVQMEANAIKQKNEGAPSDCWSWRKYGQKPIKGSPYPSDHFGYRGYYKCSSSKGCSAKKQVERSSTDSSLFIITYTSTHNHPGPNFPNKDTDPVTQDTAMTLQQDQEPITDRHMSLEDNDDDSQSFHYSKSPFNSTTSISQGIHVQQEENQFTDKFLGTISYDDFLPLSYPQLMKFPKSELSEENDFYDELGELQLPPSFTSFAGIFEETILVDPS, encoded by the exons ATGACTCAGAAAGTTGTGATCACAGTGCAAATGGAAGCAAATGCTATAAAGCAGAAGAatgaaggggctccttcagatTGTTGGAGCTGGAGAAAATATGGACAGAAACCCATCAAAGGATCCCCTTATCCCAg TGATCATTTTGGATACAGGGGTTACTACAAATGCAGCAGCTCAAAGGGTTGTTCAGCTAAAAAACAAGTAGAAAGGTCCAGCACAGATTCATCCTTGTTCATCATTACATACACATCCACCCATAATCATCCAGGTCCAAATTTCCCTAACAAAGACACTGATCCTGTTACACAAGATACTGCCATGACTCTACAGCAAGATCAAGAACCAATAACGGATCGACACATGTCCCTCGAAGACAATGATGATGACTCACAAAGCTTCCATTACAGCAAATCCCCATTTAATAGTACTACCAGCATTTCCCAAGGCATACATGTCCAGCAAGAAGAGAATCAATTCACTGATAAATTCTTGGGAACAATTTCATATGATGATTTTCTGCCCCTTTCTTACCCTCAGCTAATGAAGTTTCCAAAATCAGAATTGTCAGAAGAAAATGACTTTTATGATGAACTAGGAGAGTTACAACTACCTCCATCTTTTACTTCCTTTGCAGGCATTTTTGAAGAGACAATCCTTGTAGATCCCTCTTAG
- the LOC104119182 gene encoding probable WRKY transcription factor 35 isoform X1, translating into MGKSRPPKSESKTSRLLEPEFVAPKKRKMTQKVVITVQMEANAIKQKNEGAPSDCWSWRKYGQKPIKGSPYPSDHFGYRGYYKCSSSKGCSAKKQVERSSTDSSLFIITYTSTHNHPGPNFPNKDTDPVTQDTAMTLQQDQEPITDRHMSLEDNDDDSQSFHYSKSPFNSTTSISQGIHVQQEENQFTDKFLGTISYDDFLPLSYPQLMKFPKSELSEENDFYDELGELQLPPSFTSFAGIFEETILVDPS; encoded by the exons ATGGGTAAAAGTAGGCCACCAAAATCAGAGTCTAAAACTTCAAGACTGCTTGAACCAGAGTTTGTTGCCCCCAAAAAGAG GAAGATGACTCAGAAAGTTGTGATCACAGTGCAAATGGAAGCAAATGCTATAAAGCAGAAGAatgaaggggctccttcagatTGTTGGAGCTGGAGAAAATATGGACAGAAACCCATCAAAGGATCCCCTTATCCCAg TGATCATTTTGGATACAGGGGTTACTACAAATGCAGCAGCTCAAAGGGTTGTTCAGCTAAAAAACAAGTAGAAAGGTCCAGCACAGATTCATCCTTGTTCATCATTACATACACATCCACCCATAATCATCCAGGTCCAAATTTCCCTAACAAAGACACTGATCCTGTTACACAAGATACTGCCATGACTCTACAGCAAGATCAAGAACCAATAACGGATCGACACATGTCCCTCGAAGACAATGATGATGACTCACAAAGCTTCCATTACAGCAAATCCCCATTTAATAGTACTACCAGCATTTCCCAAGGCATACATGTCCAGCAAGAAGAGAATCAATTCACTGATAAATTCTTGGGAACAATTTCATATGATGATTTTCTGCCCCTTTCTTACCCTCAGCTAATGAAGTTTCCAAAATCAGAATTGTCAGAAGAAAATGACTTTTATGATGAACTAGGAGAGTTACAACTACCTCCATCTTTTACTTCCTTTGCAGGCATTTTTGAAGAGACAATCCTTGTAGATCCCTCTTAG
- the LOC104119183 gene encoding uncharacterized protein: protein MGSNSEKCQGKKSLVSLMNSAANLLREPFQFFTTILLSLLFPLSFLILSRLSIAHYLVDLLGYSTEETDSDLLIKFFLHANPTFLHVLVSLISVAALTHSLNGGTSCFIRRTSEPVSRPRLYTAWIFLCILQICVGLGIEGSIAAGVDGHDLGNKRGFLTRAIFFLGLHETMFFWSKTVVKPVVDDTVFGVARENRLAEKVALAMSFGGLWWWRLRDEVESLVVVVEKKRDLLISIGLVDFVGWWLYYLTVTIGLIKVVKGLIWVVYVMFGRRVVDTDNAGDSRENDEKV from the exons ATGGGTTCGAATTCAGAAAAATGCCAAGGGAAGAAATCATTAGTTTCCCTTATGAATTCTGCTGCCAATTTGTTGAGAGAGCCATTTCAATTTTTTACTACTATTCTCCTTAGCCTTTTAtttcctctttcatttcttatacTTTCTAGGCTTTCAATTGCACATTATCTCGTTGACCTTTTAGGCTATTCGACTGAAGAAACAGATTCTGATCTCCTAATCAAATTCTTCCTTCATGCCAACCCCACTTTTCTCCATGTACTTGTTTCTCTTATCAGTGTTGCTGCGCTTACCCATAGCTTGAATGGTGGTACTTCGTGCTTTATCAGGCGTACCTCCGAGCCAGTTTCAAGACCACGACTTTACACTGCGTGGATTTTCCTTTGCATATTGCAAATTTGTGTTGGCTTAGGCATCGAAG GTAGCATAGCTGCTGGAGTAGATGGACATGATCTTGGTAACAAAAGGGGATTCTTGACAAGAGCTATATTTTTCTTGGGGTTACATGAGACAATGTTTTTTTGGTCCAAGACAGTGGTGAAGCCAGTGGTAGATGACACAGTTTTTGGTGTTGCAAGGGAAAATAGATTGGCTGAAAAGGTAGCATTGGCAATGAGTTTTGGTGGGTTGTGGTGGTGGAGATTGAGGGATGAAGTTGAGTCTTTAGTTGTTGTGGTGGAGAAAAAAAGAGACCTTTTGATTAGTATTGGATTGGTTGATTTTGTTGGTTGGTGGTTATATTACTTAACTGTTACAATTGGTTTGATCAAAGTGGTGAAAGGTCTCATTTGGGTAGTGTACGTAATGTTTGGTAGAAGAGTTGTTGACACAGACAATGCCGGTGATTCTAGGGAAAACGATGAGAAGGTCTGA